In Streptomyces sp. Li-HN-5-11, the sequence AGTTCGCCGGGTCGGCGGCGTCCGGGTGCCCGGGCGGCACCTGCTCGATGACGCCACGCCTGCGCCGCATGAACGGAAGCACCACGAAGCCCAGCATGACCAGCGCCACCAGGACCCAGAGAATCTCCATGCCTCAAGCGAACCAGACGGCGCCGACAATTGGCCAACCAGTGCCGCGCCCCTGTGGAAAACTCCCGGCCGCGCCCTGCCCGCGCCCCGTCGTCCGGCATCGGCTCCGCGAGCGCACTACTCTCGGGCCCATGAGCGACAGGCACATCAGCCAGCACTTCGAGACCCTCGCGATCCATGCGGGCAACACCGCCGATCCCCTCACCGGCGCCGTCGTCCCGCCCATCTACCAGGTCTCCACCTACAAGCAGGACGGCGTGGGCGGCCTGCGCGGCGGCTACGAGTACAGCCGCAGCGCCAACCCGACACGGACCGCCCTCGAGGAGAACCTCGCCGCCCTGGAGGGCGGTCGCCGGGGGCTCGCGTTCGCCTCCGGACTGGCGGCCGAGGACTGCCTGTTGCGTACGCTGCTCAGCCCCGGCGACCACGTCGTCATTCCCAACGACGCCTACGGCGGCACGTTCCGGCTGTTCGCGAAGGTCGTCTCCCGGTGGGGCGTGGAGTGGTCGGTGGCGGACACCGGCGACGCGGCCGCCGTGCGCGCGGCCATCACCCCGAAGACCAAGGTGGTGTGGGTGGAGACCCCTTCCAACCCGCTGCTCGGCGTCACCGACATCGCCGCCGTCGCTCAGGTCGCCGGGGACGCCGGGGCGAAGCTCGTCGTCGACAACACCTTCGCCACGCCGTACCTGCAGCAGCCGCTCGCGCTCGGCGCCGACGTGGTCGTGCACTCGCTGACCAAGTACATGGGCGGCCACTCGGACGTCGTCGGCGGCGCGCTGATCGTCAGCGACGCGGGGCTCGGCGAGGAGCTGGCGTACCACCAGAACGCCATGGGCGCGGTCGCCGGCCCCTTCGACTCCTGGCTCGTGCTGCGCGGCACCAAGACGCTCGCGGTGCGCATGGACCGGCACAGTGAGAACGCCACCAGGGTCGCCGACATGCTGTCCCGGCACGCGCGCGTGACGCGCGTCCTGTACCCGGGGCTGCCCGACCACCCCGGTCACGAGGTCGCCGCCAAGCAGATGAAGGCGTTCGGGGGCATGGTCTCCTTCCGTGTCGAGGGCGGCGAGGAGGCGGCCGTCGAGGTCTGCAACCGCGCCAGGGTCTTCACGCTCGGCGAGTCCCTGGGCGGCGTCGAGTCGCTGATCGAGCACCCGGGCCGTATGACCCACGCCTCCGCGGCCGGCTCCGCCCTGGAGGTCCCCGCCGACCTGGTCCGCCTGTCCGT encodes:
- a CDS encoding cystathionine gamma-synthase, whose amino-acid sequence is MSDRHISQHFETLAIHAGNTADPLTGAVVPPIYQVSTYKQDGVGGLRGGYEYSRSANPTRTALEENLAALEGGRRGLAFASGLAAEDCLLRTLLSPGDHVVIPNDAYGGTFRLFAKVVSRWGVEWSVADTGDAAAVRAAITPKTKVVWVETPSNPLLGVTDIAAVAQVAGDAGAKLVVDNTFATPYLQQPLALGADVVVHSLTKYMGGHSDVVGGALIVSDAGLGEELAYHQNAMGAVAGPFDSWLVLRGTKTLAVRMDRHSENATRVADMLSRHARVTRVLYPGLPDHPGHEVAAKQMKAFGGMVSFRVEGGEEAAVEVCNRARVFTLGESLGGVESLIEHPGRMTHASAAGSALEVPADLVRLSVGIENVDDLLEDLQQALG